Proteins encoded by one window of Aspergillus puulaauensis MK2 DNA, chromosome 4, nearly complete sequence:
- a CDS encoding uncharacterized protein (COG:G;~EggNog:ENOG410PKEP;~InterPro:IPR020846,IPR011701,IPR036259;~PFAM:PF07690;~TransMembrane:14 (i35-61o73-91i103-122o128-148i160-179o191-209i230-248o260-284i305-327o339-362i369-391o403-424i436-457o504-522i);~go_function: GO:0022857 - transmembrane transporter activity [Evidence IEA];~go_process: GO:0055085 - transmembrane transport [Evidence IEA]), which translates to MEKSPGASHHPETGSPKRPSHGVQFKESTVPAVRFWILSVGVCLGLFLSIIDTSIVATSIYSIGVEFKDARRVNWVALAYTLAYLGCAVTFTRISDVVGRRNAFVAAYVIFFAFSLGCGFAQSMDQLIACRTLQGIGGSGLYSLSMVIMPELCPEHLRQYIGSVMGLVIAGSGALGPVLGGLLTHYTTWRWVFWINGPIGLVSLIIFFLSWPKAEHLPSMTRQSWKQFDYIGSFLIIAAAVLLVFAFQNAGESPGTTWGTAIFIAPLTVGLVLWLALVGWGYLAGRLYNGRLSLTFPISLFRNRAYAAAAISTLFIGYPYFLLNYAFPLRAQVVDDKSPLLAGIMLLPMLGATAVGSILTGVLSKTKNYLFETMFVGACLMTLGVGLLTLVHDSNDDAKALGFIVFAGLGFGLNVASATMLTSFEVPITDYAPAQGIIAQLRILGGSLGISTSTVFLNTKANELLSGLLTPQEQATLGHGGAPLSPEKRSVVHRAFSEAFHNDMVAGVAVSGAAVLVVLGAYRRGRMVVADQKKARVNEEIARRSGQYEVSGSG; encoded by the exons ATGGAGAAATCTCCTGGAGCTTCCCATCACCCTGAAACAGGCTCTCCAAAGCGTCCAAGTCATGGAGTGCAGTTCAAAGAGTCAACTGTTCCTGCAGTGCGGTTCTGGATCCTCAGCGTCGG GGTTTGCTTAGGTCTgttcctctccatcatcgACACCTCCATCGTCGCCACCAGCATCTACAGTATCGGTGTCGAATTTAAAGACGCCCGCCGCGTCAACTGGGTCGCCCTGGCCTACACCCTCGCCTATCTCGGTTGCGCTGTGACCTTTACTCGCATCTCCGATGTGGTGGGCAGGCGAAACGCCTTTGTCGCAGCTTATGTTATCTTCTTCGCTTTTTCATTAGGATGCGGGTTTGCGCAGAGTATGGACCAGCTCATCGCCTGCCGGACTCTGCAGGGGATAGGGGGCTCTG GCCTTTACTCTCTTTCCATGGTCATCATGCCCGAGCTCTGCCCAGAGCATCTTCGACAGTATATTGGCAGCGTAATGGGCCTCGTAATTGCTGGGTCAGGCGCCCTTGGGCCTGTGTTGGGAGGCCTCTTGACACACTACACCACCTGGAGATGGGTCTTTTGGATAAA TGGACCAATTGGCCTCGTCTCCTTGAttatcttctttctctcctggcCAAAAGCCGAACACCTGCCTTCAATGACAAGGCAATCCTGGAAACAATTCGACTATATCGGCTCCTTCCTGATCATTGCCGCCGCAGTCCTGCTAGTCTTCGCCTTCCAGAATGCCGGCGAGTCTCCAGGCACAACGTGGGGcaccgccatcttcatcgccccGTTGACCGTCGGCCTGGTCCTCTGGCTAGCCCTCGTAGGCTGGGGATACCTGGCCGGACGTCTCTATAATGGCCGCCTTTCTCTCACCTTTCCCATCAGCCTCTTCCGCAACAGGGCCTACGCCGCCGCTGCAATCTCGACGCTATTCATCGGCTATCCTTATTTCCTACTCAACTACGCATTCCCGCTCAGAGCCCAGGTCGTAGATGACAAGAGCCCCTTGTTAGCCGGTATCATGCTGCTCCCCATGTTAGGCGCCACAGCGGTAGGAAGCATTCTGACGGGGGTTTTGAGCAAGACTAAGAACTATCTCTTCGAGACGATGTTCGTCGGTGCGTGCCTGATGACCCTTGGGGTCGGACTACTTACGCTCGTCCATGATTCCAATGATGATGCAAAGGCACTCGGGTTCATTGTCTTTGCGGGTCTAGGGTTTGGATTGAATGTTGCCTCTGCGACTATGCTTACGTCGTTCGAAGTTCCCATTACAGACTATG CACCCGCACAAGGCATCATAGCACAACTTCGAATCCTGGGGGGGAGCCTGGGTATTTCGACCTCGACCGTCTTCCTGAACACAAAAGCCAATGAGCTGCTATCGGGGCTTCTAACTCCGCAAGAACAGGCTACGCTCGGGCACGGTGGAGCGCCACTTTCGCCGGAGAAGCGTAGTGTAGTACATCGAGCTTTCTCGGAGGCTTTCCATAATGATATGGTGGCTGGTGTGGCAGTTTCAGGGGCCGCTGTCTTGGTGGTTCTCGGTGCGTATCGTCGTGGTCGGATGGTTGTGGCGGatcagaagaaggcgagggtCAATGAGGAGATAGCGCGTAGATCGGGGCAGTATGAAGTTTCTGGGAGTGGTTAA
- a CDS encoding Zn(II)2Cys6 transcription factor (COG:S;~EggNog:ENOG410PV3D;~InterPro:IPR036864,IPR007219,IPR001138;~PFAM:PF00172;~go_function: GO:0000981 - DNA-binding transcription factor activity, RNA polymerase II-specific [Evidence IEA];~go_function: GO:0003677 - DNA binding [Evidence IEA];~go_function: GO:0008270 - zinc ion binding [Evidence IEA];~go_process: GO:0006351 - transcription, DNA-templated [Evidence IEA];~go_process: GO:0006355 - regulation of transcription, DNA-templated [Evidence IEA]), whose translation MPTSSPIALQPNSFFSLPQPVSDFEHRITPNIKTMPRERKRTAPVDDGDDDTPPSRTSAPRPYQPGARSCEGCHQRKVRCDRGVPCINCSRYGMTCVYPTRELDGAQKGPTLRDINNRLKRLEVLLSRLSEGIEVADNDGDRDDPDGQGQSRPSQNVKEIETARQGPSDRPPNKSTWEILLNNSDIEPLLQDESIGLETAPSHPRLNIAGNQTIPTQPGASALESDFELLDLYPDTQLALRLWDIYVKSVDPVVKILHIPTVQSTVLATLLDPRSAHRSTVVLTFAIYYAAVTAIYYSDDKNVDLGCEKPVLLKRYQTVLDRLLVTPDLMSGPDITGLQALAIYVVTIRLAQSIDLHRDGASLKLSPFETEMRLRLWWHLCVLDSRAPEDQGFQPTVDLANQELRLPLNVNDDRLYPDMTNLPVESNGWTEMAFFLIQTKSCRVIHPILDTQHQHPADPLLDIREKRKMIQDPTKYLLDSYGISASSSGLTDPLPRIATQHVKTACQKMEFVLQLREEIYMRKQNETENTDTTPDVFKLSFKLACDALEASHALLNGGFAGRFKWFFNMYTQWYALAYVLRSLRSSPRGFNADRAWTLVEELLPTEEVHDEHGHGRIWRVLRLLRNEAWSLRQDGKLSSSGRDPSSQHFPDAEMVDTTAVDEGTPIPHDWASDFIVDPDKSIFSSLDLLMPEIPFLPDWNAVINGQ comes from the exons ATGCCGACATCATCTCCCATTGCGCTACAACCCAactccttcttttctcttcctcaacctgtATCGGATTTTGAGCACCGAATAACACCGAATATCAAGACCATGCCCAGAGAACGCAAAAGAACTGCCCCTGTCGACGACGGTGACGATGATACGCCCCCATCCCGGACATCGGCCCCTCGGCCTTACCAACCAGGCGCCCGGTCCTGTGAAGGTTGCCACCAGCGAAAGGTCCGCTGTGACCGTGGAGTGCCTTGCATCAACTGTTCAAGGTATGGGATGACCTGCGTGTATCCTACCAGGGAACTGGACGGGGCACAAAAAGGTCCCACCCTCCGAGACATCAACAACCGTTTGAAACGACTGGAAGTTCTGCTGTCTCGCCTTTCTGAGGGCATAGAAGTCGCTGATAATGATGGTGACCGTGATGATCCCGATGGCCAAGGCCAGTCTCGACCGAGTCAAAATGTCAAGGAGATTGAAACTGCAAGGCAGGGACCATCGGATAGGCCTCCGAACAAGTCGACATGGGAGATTTTGTTGAACAACTCTGATATCGAGCCACTGCTCCAAGAC GAATCTATTGGCTTGGAAACAGCACCTTCGCATCCTCGGCTGAATATAGCAGGGAACCAGACAATTCCTACACAGCCAGGTGCTTCTGCTCTAGAAAGCGATTTCGAGCTACTGGACTTGTATCCTGATACACAGCTCGCCCTCCGACTATGGGATATATACGTCAAATCGGTTGATCCAGTGGTTAAAATCTTGCATATACCAACGGTACAGTCTACTGTTCTAGCAACACTTCTCGACCCAAGATCAGCACATCGCTCAACGGTGGTGTTGACTTTCGCCATCTATTATGCCGCCGTTACGGCTATTTATTACAGTGATGACAAGAATGTTGACTTGGGGTGCGAGAAACCTGTACTGTTGAAACGATACCAAACTGTTCTGGACCGACTTCTCGTGACGCCCGATCTCATGAGTGGACCTGATATAACGGGTTTACAGGCTCTTGCAATTTATGTAGTGA CAATTCGACTAGCTCAATCGATTGACTTACACAGAGATGGTGCTTCCCTCAAACTGAGCCCCTTTGAGACGGAGATGCGTCTTCGTCTGTGGTGGCATCTTTGCGTGCTGGATTCTCGTGCCCCAGAGGACCAAGGGTTTCAACCCACGGTTGATCTCGCCAACCAAGAACTACGGCTTCCATTGAATGTGAACGACGATCGGTTGTACCCAGATATGACAAACCTCCCGGTAGAGTCAAACGGCTGGACGGAAATGGCCTTCTTCCTGATCCAAACCAAGTCATGTAGGGTGATACATCCGATCCTGGacactcaacaccaacatcccGCAGATCCTCTTCTTGATATCAGAGAAAAGCGAAAGATGATCCAAGACCCCACCAAGTACCTGTTAGATAGCTATGGTATCTCAGCTAGTTCTTCGGGGTTGACTGACCCTCTACCGCGCATTGCAACCCAACATGTCAAAACCGCCTGCCAGAAAATGGAGTTCGTGCTGCAACTCCGAGAGGAGATTTACATGCGGAAGCAGAACGAGACAGAGAATACTGATACAACTCCCGACGTGTTCAAGCTTTCTTTCAAACTAGCCTGTGACGCCTTGGAAGCAAGTCATGCGCTGTTGAATGGAGGTTTCGCTGGGAGGTTCAAATGGTTCTTCAACATGTATACGCAATGGTACGCCCTGGCCTATGTTCTGCGTTCTCTCCGTAGCAGCCCCCGTGGATTCAACGCAGACCGTGCCTGGACTTTGGTTGAAGAGCTCCTCCCTACCGAGGAAGTGCATGATGAGCATGGGCATGGCAGGATTTGGAGGGTTCTCAGGCTGCTTCGAAACGAAGCTTGGTCGTTGAGACAGGATGGCAAGTTATCCAGCAGTGGGAGGGATCCTAGTTCACAGCATTTTCCAgatgctgagatggtggACACGACAGCAGTAGATGAAGGGACACCTATCCCGCATGACTGGGCTAGCGATTTTATTGTTGATCCTGACAAAAGCATCTTTTCATCTCTGGATCTATTGATGCCCGAGATTCCGTTTTTGCCGGATTGGAATGCGGTTATCAATGGCCAGTAG